Proteins encoded together in one Synechococcus sp. BL107 window:
- a CDS encoding photosystem II S4 domain protein: MTLLQDELLAGAEDPEGLKRLIQLADQVVRTWQPAWSPFLGARLQEEALARLNNLSEIGWHRDGGYPGAERCRLLCHRRDQMGEADACAPAYGLLIEGNFLFDPLSPQDIRNALQELGAAPDQIGDLWVRGDRGGQGLCTPESAAQLHEQCGRVRDVDIRCEALAIEALHLPAQRTPRILQTVEASCRIDAIASAGFGLSRAKIVGHIKAGRLRMNWHDVRQASRELGVGDRLQLQDRGALEVLSLTRTKRERWRVELRRS, translated from the coding sequence ATGACCCTCTTGCAAGACGAGCTCCTCGCAGGGGCAGAAGATCCTGAGGGACTCAAGCGACTGATCCAGCTGGCTGATCAAGTGGTGCGCACCTGGCAACCGGCGTGGAGCCCGTTCCTTGGGGCTCGACTTCAAGAGGAGGCCCTCGCACGCCTGAACAACTTGAGTGAAATTGGCTGGCACCGTGATGGGGGTTATCCAGGGGCCGAACGCTGCAGACTCCTTTGCCATCGACGCGACCAAATGGGGGAGGCTGACGCGTGTGCTCCCGCTTATGGCCTTCTTATTGAGGGCAACTTTCTATTCGACCCCCTCAGTCCGCAAGACATTCGCAACGCCTTACAAGAGCTAGGAGCGGCACCGGATCAAATCGGAGATCTCTGGGTTCGAGGAGACCGAGGGGGGCAAGGGCTTTGTACTCCAGAGAGCGCAGCACAACTCCACGAACAATGCGGTCGCGTGCGTGATGTCGACATCCGGTGCGAAGCCCTAGCGATCGAAGCGCTCCACCTCCCGGCCCAACGCACCCCCCGAATCCTGCAAACCGTGGAGGCCTCCTGTCGGATTGATGCGATTGCATCCGCAGGTTTTGGTCTTTCAAGAGCCAAAATTGTCGGCCATATCAAAGCTGGACGGTTGCGCATGAACTGGCATGACGTGCGTCAGGCCAGTCGAGAGTTGGGAGTCGGTGACCGCCTCCAGCTGCAAGACCGAGGGGCCCTGGAGGTGCTCTCGCTCACTCGGACCAAACGTGAGCGCTGGCGGGTCGAACTCAGACGCAGTTAG
- the murD gene encoding UDP-N-acetylmuramoyl-L-alanine--D-glutamate ligase has translation MAFTIVVGLGRSGLGAARLLHHQGQAVVVLERGEGPDQTSCAAQLRAEGIEVELGIPLEINSFEPWRSDLTAVVIGPGIPWDHPTLEILRQEGVQVRGEIELAWDALNDIPWVGITGTNGKTTVTHLLSHVLEQAGLRAPMGGNMGVSAAEMALKIKTGDLLRPDWLVMELSSYQIEAGPTLAPSIGIWTTLTPDHLERHGTLEAYRAIKRGLLQRSSLAIFNGDDADLNAHRSSLKSGIWVQTATPCPDDQPADFWIDDAGTIQARESGAMFPADALAMPGAHNRQNQLLVTAAAIQIGLNAEQIAQGFRSFPGVPHRLERLGSTASADVFNDSKATNYDAAAVGLQAMAGTVVVLAGGQTKRGDATGWLTELKSKACAVVLFGAGAEELDALIRQSDYQGQVHRCNDLKAAVAIAVQATSELQATSLLLSPACASFDQYQDFEARGDHFRDLMQAHIRVA, from the coding sequence ATGGCATTCACGATCGTCGTTGGACTTGGACGATCCGGTCTTGGTGCTGCCCGCCTCTTACATCATCAAGGTCAAGCCGTTGTTGTTCTGGAGCGCGGTGAGGGCCCTGACCAAACATCCTGTGCGGCACAACTTCGAGCGGAAGGCATTGAAGTTGAGTTGGGCATTCCCCTCGAAATCAACAGTTTTGAACCCTGGCGTTCTGATCTGACCGCTGTGGTGATTGGACCGGGTATTCCATGGGATCACCCAACCCTTGAAATCCTTCGCCAGGAGGGTGTTCAAGTCCGCGGGGAGATCGAGCTGGCTTGGGATGCCCTCAATGACATCCCTTGGGTCGGTATCACGGGAACCAATGGCAAAACCACGGTCACCCACCTCCTCAGTCACGTGCTGGAGCAAGCCGGACTCCGGGCCCCCATGGGGGGGAACATGGGCGTTTCAGCGGCGGAGATGGCGCTGAAAATCAAAACGGGGGACTTGCTTAGGCCGGATTGGCTGGTGATGGAACTCAGCAGTTACCAAATCGAAGCAGGCCCGACCTTGGCGCCCAGCATCGGCATTTGGACAACGCTCACTCCGGATCACCTCGAACGCCATGGAACACTCGAGGCCTACAGAGCGATTAAACGCGGACTGCTTCAACGCTCCAGCCTGGCCATCTTCAATGGGGATGATGCCGATCTCAACGCCCATCGCTCATCCCTCAAAAGTGGGATTTGGGTTCAAACAGCGACCCCTTGCCCTGACGACCAGCCTGCAGATTTTTGGATTGATGACGCCGGAACGATTCAAGCGAGAGAAAGCGGCGCGATGTTTCCTGCCGATGCCTTGGCGATGCCAGGTGCCCACAATCGTCAAAACCAGCTGTTGGTAACAGCTGCCGCCATACAGATCGGCCTCAATGCTGAGCAAATTGCCCAAGGCTTCAGGAGCTTCCCCGGTGTGCCCCACCGCCTCGAGCGACTCGGATCCACAGCATCTGCCGACGTTTTTAATGACAGCAAGGCCACCAACTACGACGCGGCTGCGGTCGGCCTGCAAGCCATGGCAGGAACAGTTGTGGTTTTGGCGGGGGGCCAGACCAAACGCGGTGACGCCACAGGCTGGCTGACCGAACTGAAATCGAAGGCTTGTGCGGTGGTGTTGTTCGGAGCTGGGGCGGAGGAGTTGGACGCCCTGATCCGTCAGTCCGACTATCAGGGACAAGTACACCGCTGCAACGATCTGAAGGCTGCCGTAGCGATTGCCGTTCAGGCAACATCCGAGCTGCAAGCCACCAGCCTGCTGCTTTCACCAGCCTGCGCGAGTTTCGATCAGTACCAAGACTTCGAAGCCCGAGGCGATCATTTCCGCGACTTGATGCAGGCCCACATTCGAGTGGCGTGA
- a CDS encoding EVE domain-containing protein, with the protein MKSEPDAYGIDDLRREGSTLWDGIRNYQARNFMRSMSVGDQAFFYHSNCKPPGIIGLMEVVETQLVDPTQFDSAAKYFDPKSNPDQPRWDCARLRFLGKFDELLSLDQLRASYNEEQLPVIKRGNRLSILPVPTTTAEDLLDRLGPLH; encoded by the coding sequence ATGAAAAGCGAACCCGATGCCTACGGCATCGATGATCTTCGCCGTGAGGGATCGACCCTCTGGGATGGCATTCGCAACTATCAGGCCCGCAATTTCATGCGCAGCATGAGCGTGGGGGACCAAGCTTTTTTTTATCACTCCAACTGCAAACCACCAGGAATTATTGGCTTGATGGAAGTCGTGGAAACGCAATTGGTCGACCCAACCCAATTTGATTCCGCCGCTAAGTATTTCGACCCCAAATCCAATCCAGATCAACCGCGATGGGACTGTGCTCGACTTCGTTTTCTTGGCAAATTTGACGAACTCCTCAGCCTTGATCAGCTGCGCGCCTCCTACAACGAAGAGCAACTGCCTGTGATCAAACGGGGGAATCGACTTTCCATTTTGCCTGTCCCGACCACGACTGCAGAAGACCTGCTGGATCGGCTTGGCCCTCTCCACTGA